GATTGTCGGAATTGATAGCAGGAACACTCAGCTACGAAAAGGCCGTGCGCCCTTCGGTGCTGCCGAACCTGGACATCATCACCACCGGCGTGCTGCCGCCCAATCCGGCCGAATTGCTGATGAGCGAATCCTTTGTCCAGGTGCTGGACAAGCTGTCGCCCGGTTATGACCTCGTGATCATCGACACGGCGCCCGTTCTTGTGGCCGCGGATACCGCTTCGGTGGCACCGCTGGCAAGCACCTTCCTCCTGGTCGCGCGGGCCGAAAAGACCCAGCTCGGCGAATTGAATGAAAGCGTCCGGCGCCTCGCGCATGCAGGCCGTTCGGTAAATGGCGTAATTCTGAATGCTATTGACCTATCGCGCCGCCATGCGGGCAGTGGGGGCTATAAGTACGGCGCTTACAAGCATTTACAATACACATACAAAGCCAACAGGGATTCCACCTAGACCGTGAAAAATTGGAGTTAAATTCATCTCGGTGCGCTTGACATTCAGACTGGCGCATTGAGTCCATACTCAATTTGTATTCAGTCAAACCTATGTAGTACCAATGAACAATCATTCATTCTTACTACGTCTTTCGAGTCCGTTGACCGCGCAATAGTTTTTGCACTGCAGAAGCTACGAGGCATTGTGCGGGCCGTGTCGGCCAAAAAAATCAAGGGCCATAACCGAAGAGATGCGAGCGTTTTTGCCCGCATGTGGAAAGGTGCGTCGCCAAATGAAATACCTTCCGAAAGAAATCCTTTCGTGTTTCACCTCTGGATGGAGAAAACCATGAGAAACCTCCGCCCCCAAGAATCGCTGGCCCCGCAAGGCTGGGACAATTCGGAACACCAGCACAGCGAATCGCCGTACGACATCGGGCAGAACCGGGTGCGTCATCCGGCCGTGCTTCGAATCGGAAAAAGATCCGTGGACATTGCCGCCGCGCTTTTCTTCTTCATTGCCTTCGGCTGGGTGTTCGTATTGATCGGCCTGTGCGTGATGATCAGCTCCGGTGCGCCCGTTTTCTATTCGCAGCCGCGCTATGGAAAAGACGGTCGGGTATTCCGCTTCTGGAAATTCCGCTCGATGACGGCCAATTCGGCGCAAGTGCTCGAGGAGCATCTGAAAAACAATCCCGAGGCGCGCCGGCAATGGGACGAATACCAGAAACTGGAAAACGACCCGCGAATCACGCCTTTCGGCAAATTCATCCGCAAGACCAGCCTGGACGAGCTGCCGCAGTTCTGGAACGTGCTCATGGGCGAGATGAGCCTCATCGGCCCACGCCCCTGCATGCTCGACCAGAAGGCGCTGTACGGACACGACTGGGTCCATTACTGCGCCGTGCGCCCGGGCATCACCGGTCTCTGGCAAGTGAGTGGCCGCAATCAGCTGACCTATAACGCGCGCGTCGCATTGGACGTGAGGTATGTCGAGACGCTTTCGGTCGCGAAGGACGTCGACATTTTCGTGAGAACGATATGGGTGGTCGCGGTCGGTCACGGGTCGCGGTGAGCCACGCCATCCCGCAGGGATATCCAATAACAAGAGCAAAAAGGAATTCGGGGCGCGTCAACCCCTATGCGATTGCCGGGATTTCGATCGTGTTCATCTACACGGTCATCTACGTCTATTTTCGGGATTCGCTTCCCGATAAATGGAGCGTCGATTCGGCAAAGATCATCGAGATCCTGAATTACGGCGGCGCGGGCGGCGACCTGGACAATTCGTTCGCGGTCACCGCGGCATTGTTCGGCCTCATCGGCGTGGACAACCTGGATGTCTTTACCTGCAGCGTGAGCGCCTTGTTTCTGCTGTTCGCGACCCACGATATCCGTCGGGCCGGGGATTTCTTTGCAAGATTGCTCCTGATTGCGCCGTGCATCATGCTCAACATGTTTGCGCCGTCGAAGGAAACGGTGGTGCTCATCATGACGATGTTCATTACCGTGTCGGCGATCTATTTCCGGACTTCGAAGAAATACACCTTCATCTCGTTTCTTTTCCTTTACGCGGTCTATGGAATATTCGTCCGGCAATATTATTTGCTGATCGTTGGCGTGTTCTTCATTGTCTATTGGATCTGGCGGCGACCGCTCAAATACCATGTGCTGGCGGCCATTGTGGCGGCCGGCGCAATTCTGGCGGCGCCATCCAGCGTGTTGCAGACATTGCAATCGCCAAGAGATACGTCGAACGCCTATGCGGAGCAAATCGGAAGCGACAACCGGACGGCTTTTACCAATATCGCATCGCCAGCCACCGGCCCCGGATTTTTGGTCAATTACGTGTACGCCGGAACGGTATTGATCACGCCTGTTCTGTATTTTCAGACACCAAGCGATTTCTTCATGCAATTGATGATCGGCGTCATGCTGATCATTCTTTATCGGGCGAGAAAAAAAGCCCGGCGCGGGCATGACCGCTTCGAAACCAGATTTTTCGCCAGCCTTTTCATTGCCCACATATTGGTGCAATTGATATTCGAACCCGATCTCGGCAGCTTCACCCGGCATTTGACCTCGGTGCTGCTCTACCTCATTGCCATCAAGGTGGCCGAGAGAAAGCCATTCCTCAGATGAAAAAAATCCTGATTTGCGCCGTGCCATTCAGCGACAACCTCGGCGACGGGGTCATTGCCGCGTCGCTGGCGCACATTGCCGGCCTCAAATACCCGGACGCCAAGGTCGAATTCCTCGACATCGCCGGACGGCACGGATTCGACGAACAGAACCTGCGCGGCGGCGGTGCGTTCGGCGTCTTCCAGAGGCTGCCGGCGCTGCTGCGCTCGGCCATCGTGTTCGCGTATTGCCTCAAGAACTACTTCCAGCGCTGGCGCCCGCACTGGAAGGCGGCTGTGAGCGACGCCGACCTGGTCATCGTCGGCGGCGGCCAGCTCTTCTGCGATGTGGCGCTGAATTTCCCGGCCAAGCTTTTCCTCTTGAGCCGCCTCTTGCGCGGCAAGCGGGTGGCGGTGGTGTCGGTCGGTGTCACGGCCAAATGGTCGTACTGGGGCAAGGTGCTCGTGGGCAAGTTCTTCAAGAATGCCGCGCCCGTCTTCTTCGCCACCCGCGATGCCGAGTCGGCGAAGAACCTGCACGACATCTTCCGCATTCCCCGGCCCGACATCCGCGTGGTGCCCGACCCGGCGCTGGTCTGCGAGAGCGCGTTTTCCGGCGAACTCTCGCCCGAGAAGAAATGGGACGTGGGCATCTGCGTGAGCAGCCTCGATGCGCTGGTCATGAACTCGGAGTACGGCGAATCCAACGCCATCGGCTCGGCCGATTTCTTCGCGAACCTGGCCGAGGCGCTGCAGAAGGAGGGCGCGCGCGTTCTCTACTTCACGAACGGCGCGGCCGAGGACAACCGCGTGATGGCCGAGATCTCGTCGCGCCCGGTCAGTGCGAGTGCGAGCACGGCGGAAACCACCTTTCTCGTGCCCAAGCGCCCCGATGACCTCGTCGCGCTCATCAGCGCCTGTTCGTGCATCGCGGCGCACCGGCTGCACGCGAACATCGTGGCCTACAGCCTGAACATTCCCTCGGTGGGGATGAACTGGGACAAGAAGGTCGAATCGTTCTTCCGCCTCACCGGCCGCACGCAGTACCTGTTCGACCTGTCGCCGCGCCCGGACCAGCTCAAGGCCTCGGTGCTGCAACTGCTGAACGAGAAGAACCCGGGCCGCGAACGGCTCGACGTGCTGCAGGGCGAAGTCATCGCCGGCACGCACGCGCTCATCTGACGGACCGCGGAGCACCTCGCATCATGAAAGTACTGCACGTTGCCGAGACGCTCAAGGGCGGGCTGGAGACCTACCTGCGCATCGTCGCGAGCCACCAGACCGCTTCGCCCGACATCAGCCAGGTGAAGTTCGTGCTGCCGGGACAGGTCGACTGGCTCGGTGCCGAGAACACCCACGTCGTGCCGACGGCGCGCAAGGCCTCGGCGCTGCTCGGGTACGCGAAGAGCGTGCGCAGGATCATCGAGACGGAACGCCCGGCCATTCTTCACCTGCACAGCTCGATCGCCGGCGGCGTCGTGCGCGCCATGGCCCTCGCCGGGCAGGTGCCGCCCGGCGTGAAGATCGTCTACTGCTCGCACGGATGGGCCTTCGACCAGACCGGCCCCGCGTACAAGAACGTGGCCTACCGCTGGATCGAGCGGCTGCTCTCCTGGCGCAGCGACGCGATCATCTGCATCAGCAAGCACGAGATCCAGATTGCCGAGAAGTTCGGCATCCGGCGCTGCCAATGCATTCCGAACGGCATCGACCGCATCGAGCCGGTGCAGCAGGGCGCGCCGGCGAGCGCCGTCGAGCCGCGCAAGGTGCTCTTCGTCGGCCGGCTGGACAAGCAGAAAGGCATCGACGCCCTGCTCGATGCTTACGCAAGGGTGCAGCCGAACTTCAAGCTCATCGTGGTCGGCGATTCCGTGCGCAAGGACCTCACGCTCGCGCAGCCCGCGCACGTCGAGTTCAAAGGCTGGCTCGAGAAAGACGCGCTCGATGCCGTCTACCGTTCGTGCGACGCCACCATCGTCCCGTCGCGGTGGGAAGGCTTCGGCCTTGTCGCGGTGGAAGCGATGGCGCGCAGCAAGCCCGTGTTCGCCTCGGCCGTCGGCGGGCTCGTCGACATCGTGGAACACGGCCGGAGCGGCCGGCTCTTTTCCCTCGACCAGATGGACCAGGCGCTGCGCGACATCGATGGCCTCTCCGACGCGGCCCTGCAGCAGATGGGGCAGGCCGGGCGGCAGATCTTCGAAGAGAAGTTCACCTCGCAGCGCATGAACACCGCCATCGTCAACCTGTACAAGGAGTCGGTTCTCCGATGAAGATTTTTTCCTGCCGCGTGGGGCGCTTCCTGCAGGTCCTCGCGTTGCTGAGCGTGTGGATGTTCGCGGGCCATCCCGCGCAAGCCCGGGGCGTGAGCGGCATCGGCACCGACTACCCGGTGGCGCTGAGCGTGCAGATCGACCCCGCCACCATCACCGACGCCGACCTGAACGAAATCCGCGCGGCCGGCTTCGAGTTCGTGCGCTTCGGCGTGCGTCCGCCGCTCAAGAGCGTGAACCCCAGCCTCATCGACTACCCGCGCCTCATCAAGCGCGTGCGCAACGCGAAGCTCGAGGCGATCGTGACGCTGTTCGGCGGCAACGCGATCTGGGGAACAAAGCCCGAAGACCTGCGTGCCGGTGCCCGCAAGGAAAGCCTGTTCTCCGACTTCGCGGTCGGCTTCATGAAGGCGCACACCGACGACGTGGCCGTGTGGGAGGTCTGGAACGAGCCCGACCACAAGACCTTTCTGAACCCCGCGCTGCTGTCGGACTTCGAGGCCGCATCGTCGCAGCTATGTGCTGACATGGCCAAACAGAAGGTGCAGCCGAACATCGTCGTCGGCTTCGGTTTCGCGAACCTGCCCTTCGCGGGCGGCAAGGTGCCCCCGCAGCTGGAGAACGCCTTCGTCGCGGCCGCGAAATCCGATTGCCTGACCGACATCTCCATCCACCCGTACCGCCCGGTGCCCGAGACGGCCTTTGCCGACTACGAGAAGCTGCGCGCGCAGCTCGACCGGCGGCAACTGCAGAAGACCGGCATCGCCGTCTCCGAATGGGGCTACGCCTCTTACCTGCCGGTGCGCAGCCAAAGCACGCAGGCCTCGCTGGTCCTTCGCGAGTACCTGATCACCGCGGCGGCAGGCATCAAGCTGCTGAACCTCTACGCATGGCGCGACCGTGGCCGCTCGTCGTTCTCCAAGGAAGACAACTTCGGGATCATGTCGAACGCGGGCGAGAAGAAGGAGGCCTTCTCCGCGCTCACCG
This region of Variovorax sp. RKNM96 genomic DNA includes:
- a CDS encoding sugar transferase, whose translation is MRNLRPQESLAPQGWDNSEHQHSESPYDIGQNRVRHPAVLRIGKRSVDIAAALFFFIAFGWVFVLIGLCVMISSGAPVFYSQPRYGKDGRVFRFWKFRSMTANSAQVLEEHLKNNPEARRQWDEYQKLENDPRITPFGKFIRKTSLDELPQFWNVLMGEMSLIGPRPCMLDQKALYGHDWVHYCAVRPGITGLWQVSGRNQLTYNARVALDVRYVETLSVAKDVDIFVRTIWVVAVGHGSR
- a CDS encoding glycosyltransferase family 4 protein encodes the protein MKVLHVAETLKGGLETYLRIVASHQTASPDISQVKFVLPGQVDWLGAENTHVVPTARKASALLGYAKSVRRIIETERPAILHLHSSIAGGVVRAMALAGQVPPGVKIVYCSHGWAFDQTGPAYKNVAYRWIERLLSWRSDAIICISKHEIQIAEKFGIRRCQCIPNGIDRIEPVQQGAPASAVEPRKVLFVGRLDKQKGIDALLDAYARVQPNFKLIVVGDSVRKDLTLAQPAHVEFKGWLEKDALDAVYRSCDATIVPSRWEGFGLVAVEAMARSKPVFASAVGGLVDIVEHGRSGRLFSLDQMDQALRDIDGLSDAALQQMGQAGRQIFEEKFTSQRMNTAIVNLYKESVLR
- a CDS encoding polysaccharide pyruvyl transferase family protein, which translates into the protein MKKILICAVPFSDNLGDGVIAASLAHIAGLKYPDAKVEFLDIAGRHGFDEQNLRGGGAFGVFQRLPALLRSAIVFAYCLKNYFQRWRPHWKAAVSDADLVIVGGGQLFCDVALNFPAKLFLLSRLLRGKRVAVVSVGVTAKWSYWGKVLVGKFFKNAAPVFFATRDAESAKNLHDIFRIPRPDIRVVPDPALVCESAFSGELSPEKKWDVGICVSSLDALVMNSEYGESNAIGSADFFANLAEALQKEGARVLYFTNGAAEDNRVMAEISSRPVSASASTAETTFLVPKRPDDLVALISACSCIAAHRLHANIVAYSLNIPSVGMNWDKKVESFFRLTGRTQYLFDLSPRPDQLKASVLQLLNEKNPGRERLDVLQGEVIAGTHALI